The DNA segment CAGGCGGACGCGGTGTAAGCCTGCTGGCCGCCGCCGGCGAATTGGGTCTGGAACAACAGCTGTCAGGACGTGCCGTCACCGCCCTTCGGCGTTTCACCGACTGGGTCGGCGAGCGTGCGCGCGAGATCGAAGAGGCTGAACCGGTCGCCTTCGTGCGTCGCGTGCTTGATGAAATCGATTACGCCGCCTGGCTGGAGGAGAACCACGAAGATCCCAAGGCCGCCGCGCGCAGGCTCGATTACATCCACGAACTCATCGACTGGATGCAGCGCCTGTGCAAGGACGAGCCGGAGCGGCGCCTGCCCGACCTCGTCTCGCACATGTCACTGATGGACATCCTCGAACGCAACGGCGAAGAGAAGGATCTCAACGCGGTCAACCTGATGACGCTGCACGCCGCCAAGGGCCTGGAGTTTCCACATGTATTCCTGGTTGGCATGGAAGAGGAATTGTTGCCTCACCGCAGCAGCATCGAATCCGGCGATCTCGAAGAGGAACGTCGACTCGCCTATGTGGGGATCACCCGCGCGCGGCGTAGCCTGACCCTGACCTACGCGGAGAAGCGCAAGCGCTATGGCGAGGAATACGACTGCGAACCCAGCCGCTTCCTAGAGGAACTACCACCCGAACACCTGGAGTGGCGCCGCGAACCGCCGAGCGCCGAGGAGGCACGCGATCTCGGTCGCGCGCATCTGGCCAACCTCAAGGCCATGCTGGACTGAAACCATGCACGAGATATCCGACGAACGCATCGCCGAACCTCGCAATGCCCTGCCCATCGGCGTATTCGATTCGGGCGTCGGCGGACTCACGGTGTTGCGCGCGCTGCGCGAACGTCTGCCTGAAGAGGATCTGCTCTATCTCGGCGATATGGCACGACTGCCCTATGGCACCAAGAGCGCGCAAACCGTCAGCCGCTATGCCTGCCAGGCAGCCGGCGTTCTGGCCACGCGTGGTATCAAGCTGCTAGTGGTGGCTTGCAACACCGCCTCCGCGCTGGCGCTCGATGCACTGCGCGAGCACTTTCCCGGACTGCCGGTGATCGGCGTACTCGAACCCGGCGCGGCAGCGGCCTGCGCCGCCACACGCAGCGGACGGGTTGCCGTCATCGCTACAGAGGGCACCGTACGGGGCGGCGCCTACGTCCGCGCCATCCAGGCACGACGCCCGGAGGTCCAGGTCAGCGCCACCGCCTGTCCATTGTTTGTCTCGCTGGCGGAGGAAGGCTGGCATACGGGACCGGTCGTCGAGGCCGTGGCCCGACATTACCTCGAACCGGTGCTCGAAGCCGCAGCGCCAGACGTACTGGTGCTCGGCTGCACCCATTTCCCGGTATTCAGCGACACCCTGAGCGCCCTGGTGGGATCCGGCACCATGCTGGTGGACTCAGCCTCAACCACCGCCGACGCCGTCGCCGAGATGCTGTTACACAATCGACTCAACGCGGCGAGCGGGCGGATCGGCCAGAGCCATTATATGACCACCGATGCACCGGAGCGCTTCGCCCGCGTCGCGCGCGCATTTCTGGGCGCCGAGCAAGCGCCATCTCGGGTCGAGCTGGTCGACCTGTGAGCTCTCATGCGTTCGTGATATGTTGGAGCCCCGCGTTGGGAATTGCCCATGGATAACGAAAATACCGCCGACCTGCAGGCCCGCATCACAGCCCTCAAGCTGGAACATCGCGATCTCGATGCCGCCATCGTCGCGATGACCCTCGCACCCGGCGCGGACCAGTTGCAATTGACCCGTCTCAAGCGCCGTAAGCTCCAACTCAAAGACAGCATCGCGCGACTGGAAAGCCGTCTGATTCCCGACCTCGACGCCTGAGCGGCGCCACCCTCACGCGCGTCATGACGCGCATCATTGAAGAAACACGCATCGCTAATAGTGCGGTGGCGGGGGTTCCTGCTCGGGCGACAATGACGCCGCCGGAGCAAGTTCGATCAATTGTCCCTTCAAACGATCGATGGCCAACCAGGCATCACGCAGCTCACGCTCACGCATCAGCAACGCATCGGTCAGGGCGTCCATCGAGGCCTCCAGATGGGCCATGCGCTCTTCCAGCTCGATGACCCGCTGCATGCCCGCCTCGCCCAAGCTCGTCTTTCCCACGGCACCTGAACTCACTTGACGCTCTCGCTGGGACCGGCAGATCCGACCGGCAGATCGGCGATGCGCATGGCGGTCGCCACCATGCGCGACAAATCACCGGTATCGGCGGGGATCACCACCGTGGTACCGGCCTTGGCCAGGTTGCCCCATTGGATAATAAAGTCCTTGGCCACCTGCATTCGCATGGCCTGCTCACCCCCCGGTGCCTGTAGCGAGGTTGCAATGGCACCGATCGCACTTGCAGTGGCTTCAGCTACGAGCTGAATGGCCTTGCCCTGCCCCTGAGCCTCTAGAATCCGCGCCTGACGGTCGCCCTCGGCCAAATTGATTTGCTGCTGACGCTCGCCCTCTGAGATATTGATCTGCTGCTGCTTTTCACCCTCCGAGCGCGCGATCATGGCGCGCTTCTCGCGCTCAGCGGTGATCTGCAATTCCATCGCGCGCAACACCTCCTCCGGCGGAGAGATATCGCGGATTTCATACCGCAATACCTTTACGCCCCAGTTCACTGCCGCTTCGTCAAGAACATTGACCACCTCGGTGTTAAGCTCCTGGCGCGACGACAGCACTTGATCCAGGTGCAGGTGACCGACGGTCGAACGCATGGTGGTCTGCGCCAGCTGCACCACGGCCGCCACCGGATCCGAGGTGCCATAGGCCGCAGCACGCGCATCGGTGATCTGGAAATAAAGCACGCCGTCGACACTGACCTGCGTGTTGTCCAATGTAATGCAAACCTGTTTGGGAATATCGACAGGTGTCTCGCGCAGATCGAAGCGGTAAGGCACGTTGTCGACAATGGGGATAATCACGTTAAGCCCGGGTTCCAGTACGCGGTTGAAGCGTCCCAGACGTTCAACCACCCAACCACGCTGCTGTGGCACGATGCGTATACCGCGGACAATGACGAAAACGACAATCACGGCAAGTGCGATCAGTACGACAAACAATGGACTCATCTTGGAACTCCTTGGGGCGGGAAACGGACGAACATCTCGATACGGCCGAACTTTATCAATGCTGCTCTCTGTTTGAGACGGGGGTCGCGGGTAACGGGGCAAGGATGAGCCGGTTGCCTTCGCGGCGCAAAATGCGTAATTGCTCGCCTACATGCGCCTCGCCGCCATCGGCAAGCACAGCAGCCCATTCGGTGCCGCGGTAGCGCACACGCAGCGCATGGGTGTCGACGCGCGTCACCTCGACTTCATGCCCGCTGTCGTCCTGCGCGGTGCGTTCAGAGGCAGCATTGCTCAGGCGCCGCCGCAAGCGGTGCGCCACCACCAAAAACAGTAGCGACAACAGCGTGGCCAGTCCCAGATCGGCGGTTGCGCCCAGTCGCCAAGCAAGTTCGGCACCGCCGGCCAGCAACAATGCTGATCCGAAGGCAAACAGATAAAAGGTACCGCTGACGATCTCGGCGGCGCACAGCGCGGCTCCGATCAACACCAGCAGCGTGCCCAGACTATTCATGGCGGAGGCCCCCTGACCCGTCGACTGCGACAAGCCGCCCTTAGGGCAGCAAATTGTTGGTTATCCTATACCGTGCCGATACCGAAACCCACCCAATACCGTCACCCCTTCACAGGCGCATCCGAACCCACGCCACACCGCCGGCGCAAACGAGAACCCAGCCCATGTGGCCACTGAACCGACAGCCCGCAATACCGGCTTTTTCATCAGACGCATGGATGCGAGCGAGCGCGGGACAGGCCGTGCTGGAAATTCTGGGACAAACCGAGCGCGAACGCCTGTGGGCCCTGGCGCACGCCTTCCTGCATAGCCGTAGCATCCAACCCGTCGGCAACCTCACTCTGGACGATAGACACCGCCTACGCATCGCACTGCTCGTCGCCCTACCCGTGCTCGGACTCGATCTCGGTTGGTATCGCGGATTGCACGAATTGATCATCTACCCCGACGCGTTTGCGCCCAATCGCAACTGGATCGACGAATACGGCATTGCACACACCGGGCGGCAAGCCTTGAGCGGCGAAGCCTGGGATGAAGGCCTGATACTGCTCTCCTGGGCCGACATAGAGGCCGCCGGCCCGCTCGATGGTCATCACGTGGTACTGCACGAATGCGCCCATTGGCTAGACCTACAGAACGGCGCCGCCAACGGCCGCCCGCCGTTGCATCGGGATATGGATCCGACGGATTGGACACACCATTTCTCCGTCGCTTATGCCGATTTTTCCGCATCGCCCCGTCACTGCTGCGCAGCACTCGACCCCTATGCAGCCGAGAATCCGGCCGAGTTTTTCGCCGTCTGCTGCGAACTGTTCTTCGAGCGTCCGCAGGCACTGCATGACTGCTGGCCTGATATCCATCGACTACTCGTCGCCTTTTTCCGGCAGCGGCCGGACGACCGCATCCATCCCGATACAGGACGCCCATCATGAGTCCGCAACCACAACGCGAATCCATCCAGTTCACCAATGCGCGGGGCGAGCGCCTGGCCGGCGTGCTACACCTGCCCGCCGGCACGCCTCGCGCCAGTGTGCTCTATGCCGCCTGCTTCACCTGCGGCAAGGACATTCCGGTAGCCCTGCGCATGGGCAACGCCCTGGCCGACGCCGGCTTTGCTATGCTGCGCTTCGATCTTGCCGGGCTCGGTGAGAGCGAGGGCAACTTTGCCGACGGTAGCTTCAGCGCCCAAGTGGAGGATCTGCTCCACGCTGCCGCCTGGCTCGGGCAACAAGGTCTGCCGCCGCAACTATTGATCGGCCACAGCATCGGTGGCGGCGCCGTACTTACGGCCGCACCGAAACTGCCTTCGGTGCGCGCGGTGGCGACCCTCGCGGCACCCGCCGGGCTCGATCACCTCGCCGAGCTGCTGCGCACGGCCGCCGAGCATCGTGAAGACGGCAGCGCATCGCTGATGCTCGGCGGCCGCCGCTTCGAATTCGCGGCGGCATTCCTACAGGATCTGGAGCGGCATCCACCGTTCACCGAGGTCGCGCGAACACTGGCTCGACCGCTCTTCGTACTCCACGCCCCAGGGGACGACGTCGTGCCCTATGCGCACGGCCTGGCCCTATTCGAGGCTGCCGCCGAGCCACGCAGCTTCGTCAGCCTGGACGGTGCCGATCACTTGCTGCGCCGGCAGGTCGATGTGAATTATGTGGCCACGCTGATCACGGGCTGGGCAACCCGCCACCTCGAACCCGGGCAGCTGCCGAAGGCGGCACCACAGATCAGTCTCGACGGAACCGAGGTGCTGGTACGTAACCGTCCAGGGCAGCGTTTCACCCAGGACATTCATACCCCTGATCATCACTGGGTTGCCGACGAACCTGCCGCACGGGACGGCGATAACCTGGGACCCGCACCCTATCCCTTGCTACTCGGTGCGCTCGGCGCCTGCACCGCGATGACCCTGGAAGGTTATGCGGCGCACAAGGGCTGGCCGCTCACCGCCGTCACCGTGCGGCTGGAACACCGCATCGAAGCCGAGCGAGGGGCGGGGGCACTGGCCATCGAACGGCATATCGAGCTCGAGGGTCCGCTCGATGCAGCACAGCGCACGCGGCTGCTGGATATTGCCAACCGCTGTCCGGTACACCGCAGCCTGAGCAGCGCCCCCATCGCCATCCGCACCGAGCTGACACCCGGCACGGCTGAACCAGACGCCTAAGGCGCCTCGCGATAGGCGGAAATCAGCACCTCGTGCTGCTCCAGACGACCCTCGCCGCGAAACGCTTCCTTGGGCAGCGGATTGCGGTGCGCCTCTTTGAAGTCCTCACTACCGATCCAATTGCGGAAGGCCTCCTCGCTCTCCCAGCGCGTCAGTACGATCCAGGGCGCATCCGGCGACTTCGGACGCATCACCTCCATGCTCACGAAGCCTTGTTGATGCTCGACCTGACCGCTGCGGCGGCGGAACCGCGTCTCGAATTCCTCTTCCCAGCCTTCAGCAACGGGCACTCGGTTGGCCACTACATACATCATCGGATCGTCTCCTCGGGGTGATTGTGGATAATCATCAGGGTGCCACCGGGCGCACACGCGACGCAGCCTCGCTGGCACGCGCACGCGCCTCATCAATGTCATGTCCGCGGGCCAGCGCGACACCCATGCGCCGTCGCTCGAAGGCCTCCGGCTTGCCGAACAGCCGTAGCTCGGTGCCAGGGACGGCCAGCGCCTCGTCCACGCCCTCGAATACAAGGCCGCGCGCGTCCATCCCGCCGTAGACCACAGCGCTGGCACCTGGGTTCAGCATTTCGGTCGATACCGGCAAGCCGAGGATGGCACGCGCATGTAGGGCGAACTCACTCTGAGTCTGGGTAATCAGGGTGACCAGTCCGGTGTCGTGCGGACGCGGACTGACCTCGCTGAACCAGACTTCATCACCGCGCACGAACAACTCGACGCCGAAGATACCGCGCCCACCGAGGGCGTCGGTCACCTTGAGCGCAATGTCGCGGGCACGTCCCAGCGCCACCGGATTCATCGGCTGGGGCTGCCAACTTTCCACGTAGTCGCCCAGCACCTGGCGATGCCCAATAGGCTCACAGAACTGTGTCCGCACCTCGCCATCCGCATCACGCGCACGCACCGTGAGCAAGGTGATCTCGAACTCGAAGTCGATCATTTCCTCGACGATGACCCGGTCGAGACGCACACGCCCGCCACTCTGCGCGTAGGCCCAGGCAGCTTCGACCTCGTCGGCGCTGCGCAGCGATGACTGCCCCTTGCCCGAAGACGACATCACCGGCTTGACCAGGCAAGGAAAGCCGATGGCGTTGCAGGCCACCCGCAGATCGTCCAGCGAGTCGGCAAAGGCATAGCGCGAAGTGGGCAGCGCAAGCGTCTCTGCCGCGAGGCGCCGTATACCCTCACGGTTCATGGTCAGCTGAGCCGCGCGCGCAGTGGGGATGACCTCGGCAAGCCCTTCAGCCTCGATTTCCGCCAACGTGTCAGTGGCGATGGCCTCGATCTCAGGCACAACGAGCTGTGGACGTTCGGCCTCGATCAACGCGCGCAACGCCGCACCGTCACTCATATCGATCACCCGCGCATGCTGGGCCACCTGATGTCCCGGGGCGTCCGCGTAACGATCCACAGCAATTACCTCGACACCGAGCCGCTGCAGCGCGATGATCACCTCTTTGCCCAGCTCGCCTGCACCAAGCAGCATCACTCGGGTGGCATTCGGGTGAACGGCGTACCCAATCGCATGTCTGATTCCTTCGATGGCAAAGGCCGCCATTATAGCCACGCTCCGCACCCGCTCCGACATGCGCCTGTCGTCTAAGCGGTGCTAGGATATGCCCCCTCCGTGTTCCAATCGCCACCGAGCAAGTGCCCATGAGCAGCCAAAACGACTCCCTGCGTCAAGACATCATGCGCCGCGCACAGGGCGCGGTGAGCCTAAATATTGCCTACATCGGCATCGCCAACGGCCTGTTCGCGGCCGTAGATCAGCTGACGCACGCCAGCGTACCGGAACTCGCCCAGGCCGCCGGCATGAATTCCGGCTACGTAGATCGCTGGTGCGATGCAGCCTATGCATTTGAATTTCTTGAAGAAATAGAGCCAGGCGTATTCCGCCTCAGCGAAATGGGCCGCGCCTTCATCCCCGATGGTCCCGGTACGCTGATGCCTTTTGCAGTGCAGTCCGTACTCGCCGCGCACATGGCCGAGCGCGCCGCCGGCCTGATGCGCACGGGCGAACGCCCTGGCGAATCGGTCCTTGCCGAACGCGAGACGATCCTCCCCTGGTTCGGCCCGATGCTCGAATATCAATTCGGGCCGCTGCTGGACAAGCAAGTCCTCGAACAAGTGCCCGTATTCCGAGACGTCGACTCACGCGGTGGCTTGGCGGTCGATCTCGGTTGCGGCAACGGCTGGTATCTGCGCCGCCTTGCCCGCCGGTACCCGAATCTGCGCGGCATTGGCATGGACGGCTTCGAGGAAAACGTCAACCAGGCCACCCGTCTGGCGGAAACCGAAGGCTTCGGCGACCGACTGAAGTTCGCCGTTGGCGACCTCAATCGCTTCCATATCGAGGAACCGGTCGACTTGATCGCCATGAATCGCGCCCTGCACCACGTCTGGGACCAAAAGGAAAATGTCTTCCGCATCTTGCGTGAACACCTCAAGCCCGGCGGTGCAGCCGTCATCTGGGAACCCAACTGGCCGGCCAATCGCGGCGACCTGCGCAGCCCCGAGCGACGCGCCATGGCCTTCCAGAATCTCACCGAACACGTCCAGGGCAATCACTTCCTGCGCCCCGAAGAGATCGCAGAGCAATTCCGCGCCGTCGGCCTCAAGCCGGAGGTCTATTTCGTTGCTGACGGCCGCGACGCGGTGGTCACCGGCACCCTGACGGATTAAACACATGGACCTGCCAGGTACCGGCCAGCCGCCCAACACGGGCACGCCGATCGAAAAACGCATCAGCCTCAAGACGCGCGATGGCGAGCGAGTCAGCCTCGACGTCAACATCGCGGATACCAACGGCCGTCAGAGCGCGCTCGAATACCTCGAACACCTGGACGAAGCCATCCGGCGCAAGCTCGGCGATACGCCCGTGTTCGCCGGCTTTACCGCGCCAGATCCCTTCGACCAGACTCGAATCGAGGCGATCATCGTGCATATCGCCTCCTTTCACGACGCCACATTCGGCACCTTCAACCCACGCACCTCGCTACCCGAAGACGAACGCAACGAATTCGTCGAGCTATTTCTGCTCGCCTGCGCGAGCGTGCTTGAGGGCCGTCAAATCGTCATCGATCTTGCCAAAGGGCGCGTCAACCGCGACCTCAGCCTCGATTGAACGCCGTGACCCAGGAGATCGCACTGGCGGCCTTCGGCCTGGAAAAGCGCTACGGCAAAGTACACGCCGTACGCGGCATCGACCTCAGCGTCACGTCCGGCCGATGCCTCGGCCTGCTCGGGCCGAACGGCGCCGGCAAGACCTCCACCCTAGAAATGCTGGAGGGTCTGAGCCCGCCAAGCGCCGGCGAAATTCGCTATCGCGGCGAGGCCCTCGGCCCGCGCTTTCGCGACGAAGCCGGCATCATGTTCCAACACACCGCATTACCGGAACACATCACGGTACGCGAGACCCTGCGCCTGTTCTCACGGCTATACCCGCGCACGCGCTCGCAGGATGAGTTGATCGCCCGCTGTAGCCTGGAAGAATTCCTCGACCGCGACAGCCGCCGCCTATCCGGAGGCCAGCGTCAACGCTTACTGCTGGCCATCGCCCTGATCAACGACCCCTCCGTATTATTTCTGGACGAGCCGACCACAGGTCTGGACCCGCAGGCCCGGCGCAATTTCTGGCACCTGATCGAAGACATCAAGGCCGAAGGCAAAACCATCCTCCTGAGCACGCACTACATGGAGGAGGCCTATACCCTGTGCGACGAAGTCGCCATCATGGACCATGGGCAAGTGATCGCGCTGGGCACCCCAGACGCACTGCTTGCGCGGCATTTCAGCGGTGTCGTGCTTCAATTGCCGGCAGAGGCCCTACCCGCACCGGAGTCTTTGTCCCTGGAAATCCGCCGACACCATGACCGGATCGAAATCGAGACCAGTGACGTCAACGCCACACTGGCCAAACTGCTGGCCGCCAACATACCGCTGAACGAGCTGCGTATTCGCGGCCGCACCCTTGAGGACCTGTTTCTGGAACTCACCGGCGAGGCCCTCAGAGGTTAGGGAACTATCATGCTGGCTCGTATCTTCGCCGTTATACAGGCACGCAACCTCGAATTCCTACGCGACCGCGCGGCACTGGCTTGGAACTTCGCCTTACCACTGTTCGTCGTCCTCGGATTTGCCTTCGCCTATAGCGGCAACTCGCTGAGCAGTTATAAGGTCGGTGTCTACGGACCCCACGCGGAAACCGGCTTCTTTGCCACCCGCTACATCCGTTTCGTACCGGTGAAAGCACTCGATCAAGGCGTCGCCTGGGTCGGGCACCAGAAACTCGACATGCTCATCGACCCCGGCGCCAAGCGCTACTGGATCAATGACAGCTCGCCCAAAGGCTACCTGCTCGCACGCATCCTCGCCGGCAGCGAAGCCCAGGCAAGCAGTTACCACCGCGCGATCGTCAAAGGACTGCAAATCGGTTACGTCGACTGGCTAATCCCTGGCGTGCTGGCCATGAACATGATGTTCTCCGCCCTCTTCGGCGTGGGTTATGTGATCGTCCGCTACCGCCGCAACGGCGTGCTCAAGCGCCTCAAGGCCACACCACTGGCAGCCTTCGAGTTCCTTGCTGCCCAGATACTCTCGCGCCTGTGGCTGATGCTTCTGGTCACGGCCATCATTTTCTTCGGGCTCAAGCTGATGCTTGGCTTTCCGGTAGCCGGCTCTTATTTCGATCTGCTCCTGGTCTTCCTGCTCGGCTCCGCCTGCCTCATCAGCCTCGGCATGGTCGTCGCGGCGCGCATCCGCAGCGAGGAACTCGCCGGTGGCCTACTGAATGCCATCACCTGGCCGATGATGTTCCTTTCCGGCGTCTGGTTCTCGCTCGCGGGACTAAATCCCTGGATGCAGAAATTCGCGTTGATTTTCCCGCTGACCCACATCATCGACGCCGCCCGCGCGGTGATGCTCGACGGCGATGGCCTCGCCGCCATCGCCCCCAATCTCATCACCCTCGCGGTGATGACCATCGTATTTCTCGCCATCGGCGCCTGGAGCTTTCGCTGGGAGTAGCGCAAACCCCACACGTCTGGCGATACCACACGCGTGGCCTCCATCTCGGCTGAATACAATCTCATTGCGATTCAGCTAATGATTTCGAGCAGAGAGGAATGCTGACATCCCCTCCGCCACTGGCTTGCGCCACCGATTGCACGCGGGAAGGACAGAGAGTCCTGCTTTTCGCATAGACAAATTCCAACCCTGTTACGTCCTTGCTGGCTGCTCTCATGTCGCGCCTTTCGGCGCCTGACATCGTGTGCAATTACGACTGCACCAAGATCTTACATTTGGGCGCTCCATGGAGGCGTTCCACGATCGAATGGACCCATATGCCGGATTGGGATCGTTACGACTACACGCTCCTCAATCGCGCGATCGACGTGATGGAAGGGTGTGATGTCAGCAACAATCGGCGTGAACGGCCATGCCGCATGCCCGCATCGACCTTACGCGGCCCCGGATATAACGAAGGGACCCAGCCGCGGAGCCAGTAATAGGCAAGCCCTAGCCATTCATGCACAGCCCAGTCCGTACGCTGCAAACCGGACACCAAACCCGGAAACAAAGGGTTACCTCTCGACCTGGTGTGATAATCGACGGGGAATGGGATAACCGGCCAACCGACGGCTCGGAAACAACCGACCGCCCGAGGCATGTCCGCGGCCGACGTTACCAGCAGCCACACCTGGCCGGGTTTGGGTTTGGCCAAGCGAAACGAGAAAACGGCATTCTCATGTGTGTTGCGACTCTTCGCATCGAAGGACATACGTGCAGGATTGATTCCGATACTCACGAATATCTTGCGCGCGACATCGGCCTCGGTTTCGCCATTCGAAAATAGCCGTGCATTACCGCCACTGAACAAGAGCCTGGCATGCGGATAAGTTCTAGCCAAGGCCGCAAATGCAGTCATGCGTTCCGCCCTAATATTGAGCGCCGGCATATGTCGATCCGCACTTTCCGCAAGGTTGATGGCCCCACCTAACAGAATTATACCGTTCACATGTGCCGGCATAGGCTGAGGTTGGGAAAAGCGATCCTCCAACGGCCGCATCAGCCAGGTACCCACTGGCAGAATGGCGCAGGCAGCCAATCCGCCGACACCCACGAGAAGAAGCGTGACAGCCCATGCACTACCACGGCGCCATGGCAACAATGCGGCGCCCACCATACTGAACCCCAGGAGGACGTTGCTCGGTTGAGTGAACATCTCCAGAATTCTGACGAGAATATAACCCATATGCTCTGTTTATCCGTTGCTCCGAGAAACCCCGCCGCTCAGGGCGGGGAGCAGTCAACTTGCGCACCCAGCGTTTCCGCTGCCGAATCGAGGCCTGCCGCCCCTACCTTGGTACGCGTGATGCCGCATCTTTTTTTATTCTTTTCGACAGATTCCTCGACCCGCTGCAGCGTAATGGGACTCAACTCACTCACCTATAATGCAACCCAAATTTTCCCAAGATGCTGTTCACAATTGTGTGCAAATGCGCGCGTACGGGGCGGGCAAAGTCTTTAGCTTCGGCGATGACATAATGTATCGATGACTTGGTTAGAAACCAGAGATAACC comes from the Acidihalobacter yilgarnensis genome and includes:
- a CDS encoding ABC transporter permease is translated as MLARIFAVIQARNLEFLRDRAALAWNFALPLFVVLGFAFAYSGNSLSSYKVGVYGPHAETGFFATRYIRFVPVKALDQGVAWVGHQKLDMLIDPGAKRYWINDSSPKGYLLARILAGSEAQASSYHRAIVKGLQIGYVDWLIPGVLAMNMMFSALFGVGYVIVRYRRNGVLKRLKATPLAAFEFLAAQILSRLWLMLLVTAIIFFGLKLMLGFPVAGSYFDLLLVFLLGSACLISLGMVVAARIRSEELAGGLLNAITWPMMFLSGVWFSLAGLNPWMQKFALIFPLTHIIDAARAVMLDGDGLAAIAPNLITLAVMTIVFLAIGAWSFRWE
- a CDS encoding YdcF family protein, which codes for MGYILVRILEMFTQPSNVLLGFSMVGAALLPWRRGSAWAVTLLLVGVGGLAACAILPVGTWLMRPLEDRFSQPQPMPAHVNGIILLGGAINLAESADRHMPALNIRAERMTAFAALARTYPHARLLFSGGNARLFSNGETEADVARKIFVSIGINPARMSFDAKSRNTHENAVFSFRLAKPKPGQVWLLVTSAADMPRAVGCFRAVGWPVIPFPVDYHTRSRGNPLFPGLVSGLQRTDWAVHEWLGLAYYWLRGWVPSLYPGPRKVDAGMRHGRSRRLLLTSHPSITSIARLRSV